In the Lepisosteus oculatus isolate fLepOcu1 chromosome 6, fLepOcu1.hap2, whole genome shotgun sequence genome, one interval contains:
- the LOC102685199 gene encoding rho GTPase-activating protein 21 isoform X5 has translation MATRRTVPPGEAAAAGEAKQKDAQEQSALASPAEEEPFSWPGPKTLRLRRTSQGFGFTLRHFIVYPPESAVHSSLKDEENGNRGRQRNRLEPMDTIFVKQVKEEGPAHTAGLCTGDRIVKVNGESIIGKTYSQVIALIQNSDTFLELCVMPKDEDILQLFSRDITALAYSQDAYLKGNEAYSGNAQNIPEPPPLCYPRIDVKPAVMAQVPDASPSPEAARGAPQGSGPAGRAAWPAVAPGGPPELGYRREITVPPSPPQLPKTKALVCVYQDAIRTVVVPPEAIERGGRASRAGPPHRTEENRYGSDKARAPAAPSSSGGQKQFPLSRAAESPLFPSGGRPVQFPGSPDGPSGSVGPALTAAGDPFPAGPNHYSPSSSSSSSTSPAAHQHIDWRNYKTYKEYIDNKRLHMYGCRTIQERLDSLRAASQNSADYKQAAAAPGPRGVGSVQVRRRSTSHDRAYSNAAAAPMRSASQDRLGGGEQAAALKDWPRSASQDALTSPLAGPPKPRARSCDYLGRQTETPPGDGFVAGAPGRVVDRQTRGRAELEDRPLPYYEGARQPSRQSSSVRTAHPPHRTPTGYSPDIRMGGGSFRGISVLPPFPKGTEQLHTSRADSLPHDAPHAVDRASRAVGKTPVTDPSPYAASAVPAGQGPGGSSALKDQRAVAGGHLPHAAPHLQPRARADGAREPASCSAAFRGNSGGKEQGEGSGAAEGLAVVLREKPPSGRHTPQPLRHPSYILAVNEPEGGPPAEPTCWLPNDARREVNMKRLGEQRRASGSSPPDDSLASIPFIDEPSSPSVDHDVAHIPASAVISVAPAITTIPPSPTSPSPVIRRQLSHDQDSLRITILESQSGTKTERSKSYDEGLDNYREEGRSRSSIKHVSSLKGIKKAVDGQKSSEDSGSRRDSSSDVFSDATKEGWLHFRQLSTDKSKRVGGGIRPWKQMYAVLRGPSLCLYKDKKEALAHGSSQAEEELQQPISIRACLIDISYSDTKRKNVFRLTTSDCEHLFQAEDREDMLSWIRVIQENSNLDEENAAVTSRDLISRKIKEYNTMMSSPSSRTEPSPKPSRQSIRQAFLGGKGDPKAQSPHSPKHDSERKPLHKDDSSPPKDKGTWRKGIPGLMRKPFEKKTAAGVTFGVRLDDCPPAQTNKFVPLIVEICCKLVEERGLEYTGIYRVPGNNSAISSMQEELNNKGMSDIDVQDDKWRDLNVISSLLKSFFRKLPEPLFTNEKYADFIDANRTEDAVERLKILKRLLHELPDHHYETLKFLSAHLKTVAENSEKNKMEPRNLAIVFGPTLVRTSEDNMTHMVTHMPDQYKIVETLIQHYDWFFTEGASEDPRTPVREENTVESQPVPNIDHLLPNIGRTGTSPGDVSGNWPAPDDLWDSATSDSAKSKGSWGSGKDQYSRDLLVSSIFAAASRKRKKQKEKPQPSSSDDDLDNVFLQKEPSRQNHDTVWSKDGSAEAGKETGASNQKGWTKETQDDKEQNKSFDLRTKAKKDHRNSFFLKEKASSAQPSPSPSPSPKRTSSPSPSFRMQQGGKSSLSDPPSQFDDAVSDLGTMNSTSSQASIHRARPKKWTTPDIKGNESIAAEISSITSDYSTTSSMTYLTGMESSMLSPEVQSVAESKGDEADDERSELISDGRPMETDSESDFSVFASCSAPERILRESLQDKAQQRRRGSNGSEPVGTEGSTTLKLDGWQIFPSQKLSESDVLYRKKTIHQKTDSESSAEGKSDKESNRLSRVLEVMKKGKSTGSLSSSARSESEKQEPAWRLKITERLKFRLKTSADDMFGIGPPKARSPETRKKKSIKRRHTMGGQRDFAELAVMNDWRGREQGGGDLESELSAVDRLKPKCHSQDFSIRDWIARERCRASNPEVDVDSAKEPRAAARDDEGPSKSTTPFSAQDDAEGPSGLTAISRPPPSASPGPRTAEQPNGDSLQSKSKTSLSLSADAHPHKLSGAHVVRSRFYQYL, from the exons GGAGACAGCGAAACAGACTGGAGCCCATGGATACCATCTTTGTGAAGCAGGTGAAGGAGGAAGGCCCTGCCCATACTGCTGGACTTTGCACAG GGGACAGAATTGTGAAAGTGAATGGAGAAAGTATAATTGGAAAGACTTACTCCCAAGTAATAGCCTTGATTCAGAACAG TGACACGTTTCTTGAGCTGTGTGTGATGCCAAAAGATGAAGACATTCTACAGCTG TTTTCAAGGGATATCACAGCTCTG GCGTATTCCCAAGATGCGTACCTTAAGGGCAACGAAGCGTACAGCGGGAATGCCCAGAACATCCCGGAACCCCCTCCTCTGTGTTATCCTCGGATAGATGTTAAACCTGCCGTGATGGCTCAGGTCCCCGATGCTTCCCCGTCCCCCGAGGCGGCGCGGGGCGCGCCCCAGGGCAGCGGGCCGGCAGGCAGAGCGGCCTGGCCGGCCGTGGCCCCGGGGGGGCCCCCCGAGCTCGGGTACCGCCGGGAGATCACCGTGCCCCCCTCGCCCCCGCAGCTGCCCAAGACCAAGGCCCTGGTGTGCGTGTACCAGGACGCCATCAGGACTGTCGTCGTGCCGCCCGAGGCCATCGAGCGGGGAGGCCGGGCGAGCCGAGCGGGGCCCCCTCACAGAACCGAGGAGAACCGGTACGGCTCCGATAAGGCCAGGGCGCCCGCTGCGCCATCTTCCTCGGGCGGGCAGAAGCAGTTCCCCCTGTCCAGGGCAGCGGAGTCTCCTTTATTCCCTTCCGGAGGCCGGCCGGTCCAGTTCCCGGGGTCACCCGACGGCCCCTCGGGCTCCGTCGGCCCCGCGCTGACCGCTGCTGGCGACCCCTTTCCCGCGGGGCCGAATCACTACTCCccctcttcttcctcttcctcctctacCTCGCCTGCAGCCCACCAGCACATCGACTGGCGGAATTACAAAACGTACAAGGAGTACATCGACAACAAGCGACTGCACATGTACGGCTGCCGGACCATCCAGGAGCGGCTGGACAGCCTGCGGGCCGCCTCCCAGAACTCGGCCGATTACAAGCAGGCGGCGGCGGCCCCCGGCCCGCGGGGGGTGGGAAGCGTACAGGTCCGCCGGAGGAGCACGTCTCACGACCGGGCGTATTCGAACGCGGCGGCCGCGCCCATGCGCAGCGCCTCCCAGGACCGTCTCGGAGGGGGCGAGCAGGCGGCCGCCCTGAAGGACTGGCCAAGGAGTGCCTCCCAGGATGCTCTCACTTCGCCGCTGGCGGGGCCGCCGAAGCCGCGCGCGCGCTCTTGCGACTACCTGGGCAGGCAGACCGAGACGCCGCCAGGGGACGGCTTCGTGGCGGGAGCCCCCGGGCGGGTCGTGGACAGGCAGACCCGCGGCAGGGCCGAGCTGGAGGACAGACCCCTGCCTTACTACGAGGGGGCCAGGCAGCCCAGCAGGCAGTCCTCCTCCGTGCGGACTGCCCACCCACCCCACCGGACTCCGACAGGCTACAGCCCGGACATCCGCATGGGCGGGGGCAGTTTCAGGGGAATTTCTGTCCTCCCTCCCTTTCCGAAAGGTACAGAACAATTGCACACCTCAAGGGCAGACAGTCTGCCTCATGACGCCCCTCACGCTGTGGACAGAGCCTCGCGAGCTGTGGGCAAGACCCCCGTCACGGACCCCTCCCCTTACGCCGCGTCCGCGGTGCCCGCCGGCCAGGGTCCCGGCGGCTCAAGTGCACTCAAAGACCAAAGAGCGGTCGCCGGCGGCCACCTCCCCCACGCTGCCCCGCACCTGCAGCCGCGGGCCCGGGCCGATGGCGCGCGGGAGCCTGCGTCCTGCTCCGCGGCCTTCAGAGGGAACAGCGGTGGGAAGGAGCAGGGCGAAGGGAGCGGGGCGGCCGAGGGCCTGGCGGTGGTCTTGCGCGAAAAGCCCCCCTCTGGCAGGCACACGCCTCAGCCCCTGCGGCACCCGTCTTACATCCTGGCGGTGAACGAGCCCGAGGGCGGCCCCCCGGCCGAGCCCACCTGCTGGCTGCCCAACGACGCCCGGCGGGAGGTCAACATGAAGCGGCTGGGGGAGCAGCGCAGGGCGTCGGGCTCCAGTCCTCCGGATGACTCCCTGGCGTCTATCCCCTTCATAG ATGAGCCTTCCAGCCCCAGCGTTGACCATGACGTCGCACACATTCCAGCTTCTGCTGTGATTTCTGTCGCACCAGCCATAACTACAATCCCCCCCAGCCCAACCTCTCCATCTCCTGTCATTCGGCGCCAGCTGTCTCATGACCAAG ATTCTCTTAGGATCACTATTCTGGAGTCCCAGTCTGGTACGAAAACAGAGCGATCAAAATCGTACGATGAAGGATTGGATAATTACAGAGAAGAAGGAAGATC AAGATCATCCATTAAACACGTGTCCAGTCTGAAGGGAATTAAAAAG GCTGTGGACGGCCAGAAGTCTTCTGAAGATTCGGGGTCGAGAAGAGATTCTTCCTCTGATGTTTTTAGTGATGCGACTAAGGAAGGGTGGCTTCATTTCCGCCAGCTGTCCACAGACAAGAGCAAG CGCGTGGGAGGCGGGATCCGCCCGTGGAAGCAGATGTACGCGGTGCTGCGAGGTCCCTCGCTGTGCCTCTACAAGGACAAGAAGGAGGCGCTGGCGCACGGCTCTTCCCAGGCCGAGGAGGAGCTGCAGCAGCCCATCAGCATCAGGGCCTGCCTGATCGACATCTCCTACAGCGACACCAAGCGCAAGAACGTGTTCCGCCTCACCACCTCCGACTGCGAGCACCTCTTCCAGGCCGAGGACAGGGAGGACATGCTCTCCTGGATACGGGTCATTCAGGAGAACAGTAACCTGGATGAAGAG aacGCGGCCGTTACCAGCCGAGATCTAATAAGCCGGAAGATAAAGGAGTACAACACGATGATGAG CTCGCCGAGCAGCAGGACGGAGCCCTCGCCGAAGCCGTCCCGGCAGTCCATCCGGCAGGCTTTCCTGGGAGGCAAGGGGGATCCCAAGGCCCAGAGCCCGCACTCGCCGAAGCACGATTCCGAAAGAAAGCCGCTCCATAAAG ATGACAGCAGTCCACCAAAGGATAAGGGAACCTGGAGGAAAGGCATTCCTGGGCTAATGAGGAAACCTTTTGAAAAGAAGACTGCAGCTGGGGTGACTTTTGGAGTTCGACTGGACGACTGCCCACCTGCTCAAACAAACAAA TTCGTGCCGTTAATCGTGGAGATCTGCTGCAAGCTGGTGGAGGAGAGGGGTCTGGAGTACACAGGTATTTATCGTGTTCCAGGCAACAACTCTGCCATCTCCAGCATGCAGGAGGAGCTCAATAACAAGGGCATGAGCGACATCGACGTGCAGGACGAT AAATGGCGGGATCTGAATGTGATCAGCAGCTTGCTAAAATCCTTTTTCCGAAAACTTCCAGAGCCTCTCTTCACAAACG AAAAATATGCCGATTTCATAGACGCCAACAGAACTGAAGACGCAGTTGAGAGGTTGAAAATACTGAAAAGACTG CTTCACGAGCTGCCAGACCATCATTATGAGACTCTGAAGTTCCTCTCTGCACATCTCaaaactgtggctgaaaactcagaaaaaaacaag ATGGAGCCGCGGAACCTTGCAATAGTTTTTGGCCCAACCCTGGTCAGAACGTCCGAGGACAACATGACTCACATGGTGACTCACATGCCTGACCAGTACAAAATAGTGGAGACACTAATTCAGCAT TATGATTGGTTTTTCACAGAAGGAGCCAGCGAAGACCCTCGG ACCCCAGTCCGTGAGGAGAATACAGTTGAGTCTCAGCCAGTGCCAAATATAGATCATTTGCTCCCCAACATTGGGAGGACTGGCACTTCTCCAGGAGATGTATCAGGTAACTGGCCTGCACCAGATGATCTGTGGG ATTCAGCCACTAGTGACTCTGCAAAATCAAAG GGGTCTTGGGGATCTGGAAAGGATCAGTACAGCAGAGATCTGCTGGTGTCCTCTATTTTTGCTGCCGCAAGCCGTAAAAGGAAGAAACAGAAGGAGAAGCCACAGCCAAGCAGTTCAGATGATGACCTGGACAATGTGTTTCTGCAGAAGGAGCCTTCAAGGCAGAACCATGACACTGTGTGGTCTAAGGATGGCAGTGCAGAAGCAGGGAAAGAGACTGGCGCATCAAACCAAAAAGGATGGACAAAGGAGACTCAGGATGACAAAGAACAGAATAAGAGTTTTGATTTGAGGACCAAGGCCAAAAAGGACCACAGAAACTCGTTTTTCTTGAAAGAGAAAGCGTCCTCTGCACAGCCCTCTCCTTCCCCTTCTCCCAGCCCAAAACGCACCAGCTCTCCCAGCCCTAGTTTTCGAATGCAGCAAGGTGGCAAATCCTCTCTCTCTGACCCCCCTTCGCAGTTTGATGATGCCGTGTCAGACTTGGGGACAATGAACAGCACAAGTTCCCAGGCCTCTATCCATAGGGCACGGCCTAAAAAGTGGACAACCCCTGACATCAAAGGCAATGAGTCCATTGCGGCAGAGATCAGCTCCATCACCTCAGATTATTCTACCACCTCATCCATGACATACCTAACGGGCATGGAGTCCAGCATGCTGAGCCCCGAGGTCCAGTCGGTAGCAGAAAGTAAAGGAGACGAGGCAGATGATGAGCGGAGTGAGCTTATCAGTGACGGAAGACCGATGGAGACGGACAGCGAGAGCGACTTTTCCGTGTTTGCATCCTGCTCGGCTCCAGAGAGGATTCTGCGGGAGTCCCTCCAGGATAAAGCACAGCAACGTCGTAGAGGGTCCAACGGGAGCGAGCCTGTGGGCACCGAGGGAAGTACCACGCTGAAGTTAGACGGCTGGCAAATCTTTCCATCTCAGAAGCTGTCGGAGAGCGACGTGCTCTACAGGAAAAAAACGATCCATCAGAAAACCGACAGCGAGTCTTCAGCTGAGGGAAAGAGCGATAAGGAGTCGAACAGGCTGTCGCGGGTCCTGGAGGTGATGAAGAAAGGAAAGTCAACTGGGAGCCTGAGCTCCTCAGCCAGGAGCGAGTCCGAAAAGCAGGAGCCGGCCTGGCGTTTGAAGATTACAGAGCGGTTAAAATTTCGGCTGAAGACCTCGGCGGATGACATGTTTGGAATCGGGCCGCCGAAGGCCAGGTCGCCCGAGACGCGCAAGAAGAAGAGCATCAAGCGCAGGCACACGATGGGCGGGCAGCGGGATTTTGCCGAGCTGGCCGTCATGAATGACTGGAGGGGCCGCGAGCAGGGAGGGGGCGATCTGGAGTCGGAGCTGTCCGCGGTGGACCGCTTGAAGCCCAAGTGCCACTCGCAGGACTTCTCCATCAGGGACTGGATTGCGCGGGAGCGCTGCCGTGCCAGCAACCCCGAAGTCGACGTGGACTCGGCAAAGGAGCCACGGGCAGCCGCCAGAGATGACGAAGGCCCCTCCAAGTCGACGACGCCTTTCTCCGCCCAGGATGATGCTGAGGGCCCCAGCGGTTTAACCGCGATCAGCAGGCCTCCCCCCTCCGCGTCGCCCGGCCCCCGCACAGCCGAGCAGCCGAACGGCGACAGCCTTCAGAGCAAGAGCAAAACGAGCCTCAGCCTCTCGGCGGACGCACACCCGCACAAGTTATCCGGCGCCCATGTTGTGAGGTCACGGTTCTATCAGTATCTGTAA